In one window of Gossypium arboreum isolate Shixiya-1 chromosome 4, ASM2569848v2, whole genome shotgun sequence DNA:
- the LOC108460882 gene encoding uncharacterized protein LOC108460882, which produces MLHLNMQMEFMEEATTHKRSSSFPFHNTIKSHVDANKDQIFNPKVQHSLKQEILQLEEQLQDQFVVRHVLEKALSPRPFTYDVAVDEFHSCKFQAAKELIKDIAVLELEIAYLEKYLLSLYRKMFDRRFSCLNIIEENPESTSVAHDIKECKNDVWGIETLLDSGIYRSHSSLSRQSAYTIASHKTGVSHHIPEAPNRLSEEMIKTVSNIYFELADPPLNNHDCFSSPISYPSSVNDTWSSPQCFHIDNNRGPYCKMVKVQGVYRDSNKLQDIEHKLQYYRSLVYQLEEIDVRTMKHEEKLAFWINVHNSLVMHAYLVYGIPKNSTKRFSLLLKAAYNVGGYTMSIETIQGSILGCKLQRPGQWLWFLFALKTKFKVGDPRRNYAIESPEPLLHFALCLGSSSDPAVRIYTPKEVFQELEVAKEEYIQANFSVNKEEKIELPKIMDYFAKDSDVCLAGLLQMLHQFMPQPLKKNLQLSCNRKNGKCIEWIPHNFAFQYLFSKELSY; this is translated from the exons ATGCTTCACTTGAATATGCAAATGGAGTTCATGGAAGAAGCAACAACACACAAGCGCTCTAGCAG TTTCCCATTTCATAACACAATAAAGAGCCATGTTGATGCAAACAAGGATCAAATTTTCAACCCCAAAGTTCAACATTCATTAAAGCAAGAG ATTCTACAGCTTGAGGAACAATTGCAGGACCAATTTGTGGTTAGGCATGTATTAGAGAAGGCATTAAGTCCTAGGCCTTTTACCTATGATGTAGCAGTTGATGAGTTTCATTCATGTAAATTCCAGGCTGCTAAAGAACTAATCAAGGATATTGCAGTGTTAGAATTGGAAATAGCTTACTTAGAGAAGTATCTCCTTTCATTGTACCGTAAAATGTTCGATCGGCGATTCTCTTGTTTAAACATCATAGAGGAGAATCCAGAATCAACTTCGGTGGCACATGATATTAAGGAATGCAAAAATGATGTTTGGGGAATTGAGACATTGTTAGATTCCGGTATTTATCGGAGTCATTCTTCGCTCTCTCGGCAATCGGCGTATACCATTGCTTCACACAAAACCGGTGTTTCCCATCATATTCCCGAAGCACCAAACCGGCTTTCCGAGGAGATGATCAAGACTGTTTCAAACATATATTTCGAACTTGCAGACCCACCATTGAATAACCATGATTGCTTTTCTTCTCCTATTTCATATCCATCATCAGTTAATGATACATGGAGCAGCCCACAATGTTTCCATATTGATAACAACAGGGGACCTTACTGCAAAATGGTTAAGGTTCAAGGGGTTTATAGAGACAGCAACAAGTTACAGGACATTGAACATAAGTTGCAATATTACAG GTCACTTGTTTATCAGCTTGAAGAAATCGATGTTAGAACGATGAAACATGAAGAAAAGCTAGCTTTCTGGATTAATGTACACAATTCTCTGGTGATGCAT GCATATTTGGTGTATGGCATTCCCAAGAACAGTACCAAGAGGTTCTCCTTATTACTCAAG GCAGCATATAATGTTGGGGGCTACACCATGAGCATAGAAACAATACAGGGTTCTATTCTGGGATGTAAGTTGCAGAGACCAGGACAG TGGCTATGGtttttgtttgctttgaagaCGAAATTTAAAGTTGGTGATCCTCGAAGAAACTATGCAATTGAATCCCCAGAACCTCTTCTTCATTTTGCACTTTGTTTGGGGAGTTCTTCGGATCCTGCG GTTCGAATATACACACCCAAGGAAGTGTTCCAGGAGCTAGAAGTTGCAAAAGAAGAGTACATACAGGCAAATTTTAGTgtcaacaaagaagaaaaaatcgAGTTACCAAAGATtatggactattttgcaaaagattcAGATGTTTGCTTAGCTGGTTTATTGCAGATGCTTCACCAATTTATGCCTCAGCCATTGAAGAAGAACCTTCAGCTATCTTGCAATAGGAAAAATGGGAAATGCATTGAGTGGATCCCTCATAACTTTGCATTTCAATACTTATTTTCAAAAGAATTATCATACTGA
- the LOC108459623 gene encoding non-symbiotic hemoglobin 1 — protein MATYEGKVFTEEQEALVVKSWTVMKKNAAELGLKFFLKIFEIAPSAKKLFSFLRDSNVPLEQNTKLKPHAMSVFVMTCESAVQLRKAGKVTVRESNLKKLGATHFKYGVVDEHFEVTKFALLETIKEAVPDMWSDEMKNAWGEAYDRLVAAIKIEMKACSQAA, from the exons ATGGCTACCTATGAAGGTAAAGTTTTCACTGAAGAACAAGAAGCTTTGGTGGTGAAGTCATGGACTGTAATGAAGAAGAACGCAGCTGAATTGGGTCTTAAATTCTTCTTGAA GATATTTGAGATTGCACCATCAGCCAAGAAACTATTCTCATTCTTGAGAGACTCCAATGTTCCATTGGAGCAAAACACAAAGCTGAAGCCCCATGCCATGTCTGTCTTTGTCATG ACATGTGAATCTGCAGTTCAACTGCGTAAAGCAGGCAAAGTTACAGTGAGGGAATCAAATTTGAAGAAATTAGGAGCTACCCATTTTAAGTATGGGGTAGTTGATGAACATTTTGAg GTAACAAAATTTGCTCTTTTGGAGACCATAAAAGAAGCAGTACCAGATATGTGGTCAGATGAGATGAAGAATGCATGGGGTGAAGCCTATGATCGTTTGGTTGCAGCCATTAAAATAGAAATGAAGGCATGCTCACAAGCTGCATGA
- the LOC108458351 gene encoding mitochondrial import receptor subunit TOM6 homolog, translated as MFPGMFMRKPDKAAALKQLKAHVAMFGVWVAVVRVTPYILHYLSDEKEELKIEF; from the coding sequence ATGTTCCCAGGCATGTTTATGCGCAAGCCAGACAAGGCTGCAGCCTTGAAGCAGTTGAAGGCACACGTAGCCATGTTTGGGGTGTGGGTAGCTGTTGTTCGTGTCACTCCTTACATTCTTCATTACCTCTCTGATGAAAAAGAAGAGCTCAAGATTGAGTTCTAG
- the LOC108459390 gene encoding mitochondrial import receptor subunit TOM6 homolog: MFPGMFMRKPDKAAALKQLKVHVAMFGVWVAVVRVTPYILHYLSDEKEELKIEF, from the coding sequence ATGTTCCCAGGCATGTTTATGCGCAAACCAGACAAGGCGGCGGCCTTGAAGCAGTTGAAGGTCCACGTAGCTATGTTTGGAGTGTGGGTAGCTGTTGTTCGTGTCACTCCTTACATTCTGCATTACCTCTCTGATGAAAAAGAAGAGCTCAAGATTGAGTTCTAG
- the LOC108459527 gene encoding cold-regulated 413 plasma membrane protein 2-like: MSYLAMRTQQEATYQLSSDYKELVFAAKKLANHAIKLGSLGFGVSFLEWIASFAAIYLLILDRTHWKTNILTTLLIPYIFLSLPGILFSAFRGDIGKWIAFVAVVLRLFFPRRFPDWLELPAALVLLIVVAPSLFSSTLRSSLVGVIICLAIACYLLQQHIRASGGFRNSFTRAHGISNTIGILLLLVYPAWALLIEIL, translated from the exons ATGAGTTACTTGGCAATGAGGACTCAGCAAGAAGCAACTTATCAGCTCAGTTCTGATTACAAAGAGCTAGTCTTTGCTGCTAAAAAGCTTGCAAATCATGCCATCAAATTGGGTTCTTTGGGATTTGGGGTTTCATTTCTTGAATGGATCGCTTCTTTTGCTGCCAT TTACTTATTAATCTTGGACCGAACACATTGGAAAACAAATATCCTTACAACACTATTAATCCCATATATTTTCTTGAGTCTTCCTGGGATACTCTTCAGCGCCTTCAG GGGAGACATTGGAAAATGGATTGCTTTTGTTGCAGTTGTTTTGCGCTTGTTCTTCCCTAGACGTTTCCCGG ATTGGCTGGAATTACCAGCAGCATTGGTTCTTCTAATAGTGGTTGCTCCTAGCTTATTCTCAAGCACATTAAGAAGCAGCTTGGTTGGGGTAATAATATGCCTTGCCATTGCTTGTTACTTACTTCAACAACATATTAGAGCGTCAGGTGGGTTCAGAAATTCATTCACAAGGGCACATGGAATATCAAACACAATTGGGATTCTTCTTCTTTTGGTCTATCCTGCTTGGGCTTTGCTTATTGAAATCCTATAG